The DNA window TGATGTGGTCCAGGAAGTGGGGCCTGAGCAGGAGGCCCTTGCATCCTTGGAGGTGGAGGCGGCCCCCTAGGAGCTGGCCATATCCCGGGACTCATTCCCCCAGGCTGTGTGAAAGGGGGACTAAGAGTTCCTTGATCTTCACTGAACTGTGGCAAAGAGTTGGGATTATAGTGATGGGGAGGGGGTGCGTTTACATTTACAGGTGGGCCTCCGTGCTGAGGAGGAGGTCCCGGAGGAGGATGGTTCATGTAGGGCGGCATCTGGGCAATGATGTGTCCGGGAGGCGGGGTGATGGGAGGCGGGGCAGAGGTCATTGGAGGCGGAGGAGCCTGGCTGTACACCATGTGAGGGGTGCCCGCGGCCTGCGGAGGGTGCTGCAGCGGGTGGCTGAtgggcggcggaggcggcggcggcggcgcatAGTGCTGCTGGGGAGGCATAATGTGATGAGGGTGCGACACCACTGGCTGCCCCTGGTACTCAGGATGATGGTGAGCAGGTGCGGGCGCTGGCGGAGGCGGTTCTCGAGCACCTGAGTTGGAATCATCCTGGATGGGGACGGTTATCAAGTTGCTGTGTTTCCTCGTTGAGATGCGGAAGGTGTCCTGACTGAccgggcggggcggcggcggggccatGGACATCTCGGCAGGAGGAGCACGGATGTCTTCGTGGGGCTGGTTATAATGCTCGTGCGGCACGTGCTGCAGAGGAGGGGGTGGCATCATGATGTGCTGCTTGGGCGGAATGTGGCTCATGTGATGTTTCTCAGGGGGCATTATGAAACGCTCGGGAATTTCGGCCGGCGGCGGGGCAATAGGAGGATGTACGGGTTCAATGGGAGGACGAGTGACAGGCTTCCCAGCTCTCATGTGACGGTGGTTGATGTGAGCTTGTAAGTCTCTCTGCGACAGGTAAGTTCTCTTGCATCCTTGAACAATGCTACACATGAACAGAGACCCTCGTACACACTGCTCAATTCGCTGCACGGGTTCGTTACAGctaaataaaaagagaatattGATTTATTGTCATCGCAGACAGCTCGACGTGCATTCCTCCTTGTTAACATAATTAGCCAGATTAGAACTGACAGTTTCGCCCCACTGTAGTCCATCCATTTCAATGATTTTGAAGTTCACCTAGCTTTTAAATCTCAAAATGTAACTAAGAAAGAACATAAAAATTTCAGGAGGCAGAATTTTTAAAGTAGCATCTCTCACAGAAATTTCTTCTGTGCATTAAGGCACAACAGGGGTCATTTTCACTAAGTAAATCAAACTGCTATTAGTTTTCAAATTAGACCAATAACAGGTTACCTacccaaaaacaacaaagtaAACACTGATCTCTTACAGTCCCAAAATATGGAATAGGAACTAGAAAGTTCAGAGTATACTCTAGTGCCTCTGCTAAATGTACATAAGTAAGAGCCATGTTAATACAGTATCTGAAGTAAGATATTTAAGTtactttcttccatttccttaaatgaaaaataatgagatAACTTACCCTGGACACATTTTGTCTCCCTTTTTCTCATGTAGTATAGCACAGTCATAGCAGAAAACATGCTTGCAAGGtatctagaaataaaaaattgctgTTAAGACATCGTGTATAAATGTCTATGTCATTCTGCAGAATACAGTTCCTCCCTCCAGTGCACAGTTTATAATAACTGAAGCAACTAAGTTACCTATGAGGTGAATATAAACATAGCAGTGGTTAACAATTTACGACTTCTTTGCACAGAAACCTTCTAGAACTGTTTGTGctgagtttggggtttttttgggcttAAGTGTTGGTAAAAAAACACTGGCAAAAGTTTGAGTCTTGCACTATTACCAACACTGAACTTTCACAGAAGCTGCATATGCAATCTGATTACACTTGTCTTGCTGGCAAGGAAGCAAAGTTTTAAAAGCATTAACTGCCATTAAGTCAGATGCTGAAGCCTGTTACATCACACTTAGAAATTCAAATTAATCTCAGGGATTTTTAAAGGTACATAGAAGTGTTTTCTAACTTCACTTCAAGTCTTCAATTGAGATAAAAAGCTTACTTTCAAATCTAAGCAGTGTAAGGTCAAAACCCCAGaacttgaaggtcttttcctttgtgatggtgttctgttttttgtttaacATTTTCAGGCTTACTTTATAGAATCAGGGGGTAAAGCAAAATCAGTCAGATAGATGGAACAAAAGCACCCAAGCAGTGAAGGGCCTCCAGTTCCATCCTGGTACTATTCTGCTATTTAGTCGGATGCCTGCTGAAATCAGTAATCTCTAGAAGCCTCATACAGACACAGCAAAACCTAATTTTATCTAAAGGGAAACAATGGCTGCATCTTCCACTGGTAATTTCACTCACCATGCGTCCATACATTTTGATGGGCAATCCACATTTATCACAGAAATGGACTGGTGTATCATCCTTTTCCCCCAGCAAGTTTATCTAGTAGGACAGAGAAGGGgataagaaaacaaaccccaacatCACTAAAGCTTCTCATTTCAACTATCATCAACATAGCCATTATTTCTGAATTAGCTGAAAATGAAGCAAGAACACCACAAACAGGCGAGAAAGCAGAGGATGTATTTTTAGTCAGACAAAAATAGATGAAAAACTTTTAATAAACAAAGTATCTACCAGGACTACCTACAGCTTGGTATGAAACACAGGCAAAGATGCATGACTTTACCTTATAATCCCAAAAAATGGGTCCAGGAAATCTCCTTTGATTGCCAAACATTTCACCTCCTTTACATTCGTATCGTTCCTCTTTGTTATAATCAAATTCTTCTgtagaaaggagaaagagaagaaagacacGAGCCAACCACAACACTTTCTTCATTGACACCAGCTGCTATTAAGAGCATGGGTCATTTATACTGAAATCATCAAACAATGCCACAACACTGCCAATCTGCTGAGCCCATTCTAAGAAAGGTAGAGCCAAAATAGTAAGACAGCCTGTTTTGGAACTGGGCACTACTGAAGCCCTACAGTGCAGCAGTACTTACTTGCAGATTTGACACTCAGTTTTGCACTTGGACAGAGCCCCAGACTCTTAAGTCTCTGAGTAAAGTCTCAAACAACGCTCTAGAATAATATACTTCCCTACTACAGGGAATTTATATGAATTTACCTTCATCACCAGCTTGTGTCTTTGAAGGCATTCTGTTCATATTTCTCGGAGTTCGAGGTGCAGGTTTGGTTTTATTGGTCTGTTTTGAAATAAGCTTTATAGGGATTCTTCTACGGACATCAAGACCACCCAATGATCCTGAACTATTTGTTCCTTGCAAATCATTGtctaggaaagaaaatttttaaaaattatctaatttttcatttgtctaGTAGTCTCTAAAGAGGCttaatatttacagaaaatttttaagaaaaacaatttttagaGCTTGCTTAAGACTCATACAATGTACCAAAATTTAATCACTAGAAAATAGGTATCATTGCATACAATTTATTCCAGAAGTCATGTCACAAAACTGTATTGGGAACCCAATGTTCTTAGGACACCtagcttaaaaataaagctatttAAATAACCTAGCTAGTCATACATTTTTCCACAAAACATACATTAAACCTATAGCTCTTCTCACAGTGTGAAGAGCACTGGAGAATCAATTCTTTGTACTACCTCGACTACACAAAATTTCTTATGTGAAAAGATAATTTGTACAATTAATGTATGTTGTTTATTAAAGTAGAAAGTAGTTTATATATTAACATCTTGACATATCACTTAGAGGTTTATAATAAATTATCACTAAAGTATTGATACTTAGGAATATGTAGCTAGTTTTcctaaactgaaaattattgttCTCAGCTACATACAAAATTCTCCTTAACCAGGTTTAAATCTAAAGAGCAGGGTGAGCAAAACAAGAAATAGCCTGACACAGGCATCAGCAGGCTCCCAGAGATAACAAAGACCAGGTAATGCAATAAATCAACACCAGTGAGGAGGTGCAACtccctcagcctccagcaagtTTACCTGAAACCACCACAGAGCACCTCATCCATACAAAAACAAAGTCATGTCCTTCACAAATCTTCCCAGCTCACTGGGATTTTACCTGTAAATGCCACAGGTGTTTCAAAGCAGGGCACGTTCAGGCTGGAAGGGGTGAGACCCGAGCATTTACAGCCCTGTGGTTCCACAGGGAACTCCAGCCCTGGAATGAGTGCTGAGGCCACAAAGGATTgcagtgcaggagcactggGCACTGAAATTAGGGCCCATTAATGTAATTCTGCACAATGCCTCACCAACTACTGTCTCTCAAAGCATATAACCACTACACACAATGCAAcaagtagaaagaaaaacaagaaaaaatgggATTGTTCTCAGCTTTTTAACAGCTAGCACCAAGGCTGGGAAATGTGTCTGTTTCAAACTGGGACTGTGCCCTGACCATCCTGTACCTCCAAATCAAAAGCCCTCCATTTCCTCAGAGAGATCAAACTCCTCTTAGCACTACAATTGACAGTTTCACTCTAAAAGGCAATATGCAAAATATGGCAAAAGCAATAAAGGTTGTTTTTACTTCTGGTCATTTGTTCTTTCGTTCAGCTGCCCAGATGAACCTGCAAACACTCAGCTATGTCATCAGGCTTCCCCAGGTAGTGCTGGGCCAAGACATCAGAGGTAAAACTGCTTGTTTCCCACATGTTGGGAAATTCTGTTTTCTACCAGAATACACAAAACCACAGGATCAGAAACCACAAACAGCCTCTGCAGCAACGCAGTCCATTTGCATATAGGGACAGCTAAAACAAATTTTAGAAATCAAAAACTTGTGTATTAGTTAGTCCACTGAAAGGCCAATAGGTTATGTCACTTTTCCTCCTTGTACCCTTTCAAGCCAGGAATATCCACATGAGTTATCTGCTCAACTAACTCAAACTACAGTCACTTATGcttcacagaaggaaaataaatttcagtctGCATGAGCATAACTTGC is part of the Cinclus cinclus chromosome 4, bCinCin1.1, whole genome shotgun sequence genome and encodes:
- the CBLL1 gene encoding E3 ubiquitin-protein ligase Hakai isoform X2 is translated as MDHNDNDLQGTNSSGSLGGLDVRRRIPIKLISKQTNKTKPAPRTPRNMNRMPSKTQAGDEEFDYNKEERYECKGGEMFGNQRRFPGPIFWDYKINLLGEKDDTPVHFCDKCGLPIKMYGRMIPCKHVFCYDCAILHEKKGDKMCPGCNEPVQRIEQCVRGSLFMCSIVQGCKRTYLSQRDLQAHINHRHMRAGKPVTRPPIEPVHPPIAPPPAEIPERFIMPPEKHHMSHIPPKQHIMMPPPPLQHVPHEHYNQPHEDIRAPPAEMSMAPPPPRPVSQDTFRISTRKHSNLITVPIQDDSNSGAREPPPPAPAPAHHHPEYQGQPVVSHPHHIMPPQQHYAPPPPPPPPISHPLQHPPQAAGTPHMVYSQAPPPPMTSAPPPITPPPGHIIAQMPPYMNHPPPGPPPQHGGPPVNVNAPPPHHYNPNSLPQFSEDQGTLSPPFTQPGGMSPGIWPAPRGPPPPPRMQGPPAQAPLPGPHHPDQARYRPYYQ
- the CBLL1 gene encoding E3 ubiquitin-protein ligase Hakai isoform X1 gives rise to the protein MDHNDNDLQGTNSSGSLGGLDVRRRIPIKLISKQTNKTKPAPRTPRNMNRMPSKTQAGDEEEFDYNKEERYECKGGEMFGNQRRFPGPIFWDYKINLLGEKDDTPVHFCDKCGLPIKMYGRMIPCKHVFCYDCAILHEKKGDKMCPGCNEPVQRIEQCVRGSLFMCSIVQGCKRTYLSQRDLQAHINHRHMRAGKPVTRPPIEPVHPPIAPPPAEIPERFIMPPEKHHMSHIPPKQHIMMPPPPLQHVPHEHYNQPHEDIRAPPAEMSMAPPPPRPVSQDTFRISTRKHSNLITVPIQDDSNSGAREPPPPAPAPAHHHPEYQGQPVVSHPHHIMPPQQHYAPPPPPPPPISHPLQHPPQAAGTPHMVYSQAPPPPMTSAPPPITPPPGHIIAQMPPYMNHPPPGPPPQHGGPPVNVNAPPPHHYNPNSLPQFSEDQGTLSPPFTQPGGMSPGIWPAPRGPPPPPRMQGPPAQAPLPGPHHPDQARYRPYYQ